A window of the Harmonia axyridis chromosome 5, icHarAxyr1.1, whole genome shotgun sequence genome harbors these coding sequences:
- the LOC123679804 gene encoding transmembrane protein 17-like isoform X2, protein MSDRVFPGISNITEKQGNEVKSNLPLQMSLYFNVIYAPFWFFIILTYLNEKLEDFTHLHKFVIITTISIAILVEILRLYLGYEGNLKDKVPELAGFWMLSILLQFPVQGILLFTPHLNFRVLDIISQSIMFIMLIAEIISGYIALKFTAAQQAIFFRIMKMDGDISMADIQEKYRIN, encoded by the exons ATGTCTGACAGAGTCTTTCCAGGAATTTCCAACATTACCGAAAAACAAG GGAACGAAGTTAAGTCAAATTTGCCCCTACAGATGTCACTCTACTTCAATGTAATTTACGCgcctttttggttttttattaTACTCACCTACCTCAACGAAAAG ttgGAGGATTTTACGCATCTTCATAAGTTTGTTATTATAACGACAATATCCATTGCTATTCTAGTTGAAATATTAAGACTCTACTTGGGTTATGAAGGAAATCTTAAGGATAAG gttCCTGAGCTAGCTGGTTTTTGGATGTTATCAATACTACTTCAGTTCCCTGTGCAGGGCATATTGCTGTTCACTCCCCATTTGAACTTCAGAGTTTTAGATATAATTTCCCAATCGATCATGTTCATAATGCTCATTGCAGAAATAATTTCAGGTTACATAGCGCTCAAATTCACAGCAGCGCAACAAGCTATTTTTTTCAGGATAATGAAAATGGATGGGGATATTTCTATGGCAGATATCCAGGAAAAATATAGAATAAACTAA
- the LOC123679804 gene encoding transmembrane protein 17-like isoform X1 — protein MDWKTTVAVMSDRVFPGISNITEKQGNEVKSNLPLQMSLYFNVIYAPFWFFIILTYLNEKLEDFTHLHKFVIITTISIAILVEILRLYLGYEGNLKDKVPELAGFWMLSILLQFPVQGILLFTPHLNFRVLDIISQSIMFIMLIAEIISGYIALKFTAAQQAIFFRIMKMDGDISMADIQEKYRIN, from the exons ATGGATTGGAAAACCACAGTGGCAGTAATGTCTGACAGAGTCTTTCCAGGAATTTCCAACATTACCGAAAAACAAG GGAACGAAGTTAAGTCAAATTTGCCCCTACAGATGTCACTCTACTTCAATGTAATTTACGCgcctttttggttttttattaTACTCACCTACCTCAACGAAAAG ttgGAGGATTTTACGCATCTTCATAAGTTTGTTATTATAACGACAATATCCATTGCTATTCTAGTTGAAATATTAAGACTCTACTTGGGTTATGAAGGAAATCTTAAGGATAAG gttCCTGAGCTAGCTGGTTTTTGGATGTTATCAATACTACTTCAGTTCCCTGTGCAGGGCATATTGCTGTTCACTCCCCATTTGAACTTCAGAGTTTTAGATATAATTTCCCAATCGATCATGTTCATAATGCTCATTGCAGAAATAATTTCAGGTTACATAGCGCTCAAATTCACAGCAGCGCAACAAGCTATTTTTTTCAGGATAATGAAAATGGATGGGGATATTTCTATGGCAGATATCCAGGAAAAATATAGAATAAACTAA